In one Brassica oleracea var. oleracea cultivar TO1000 chromosome C9, BOL, whole genome shotgun sequence genomic region, the following are encoded:
- the LOC106316364 gene encoding uncharacterized protein LOC106316364: protein MKILPGGGADESKIRIEQPEDMSSHPEVGSFTGGVSAKGFGSEISVMSFDSETLQRYATIRSREAVGIIEKHTEASFGKPEIVSTPQGTGYSPKDEQIKISFVE from the coding sequence ATGAAGATTCTTCCTGGTGGCGGGGCTGATGAAAGTAAAATACGCATTGAACAACCAGAGGACATGTCGTCTCACCCAGAGGTGGGTTCATTTACGGGTGGAGTTAGTGCTAAGGGCTTTGGAAGTGAGATATCCGTGATGTCGTTTGATAGTGAGACGCTTCAGAGATACGCTACTATCAGATCAAGAGAAGCAGTTGGGATCATTGAGAAGCACACCGAGGCGTCGTTTGGTAAGCCTGAGATTGTAAGCACACCGCAAGGCACGGGGTATTCACCCAAGGATGAGCAGATAAAGATCAGCTTTGTGGAATGA